The Gemmatimonadaceae bacterium genomic sequence CGCGGCCCTCGAAGCCGAGCTCCGGCGGGCGCAGTTAGGCGCGCTGCGCATGCAGCTCCAGCCGCATTTCCTGTTCAACAGCCTCAACGCGGTGATGGCGCTGGTGCGCGACCGCGACACGGAGCGCGCGTTAGGCGCGCTGGCCCTGCTCGGCGACGTGCTTCGCGCAACGGTCAACGCCGGCGACGCGAACGAGGCCACGCTGGCCTCGGAGCTCGATTTCGTGCGGCAGTACCTGCGCATCGAGCAGATGCGGTTCGGCGACCGGTTGGCCGTGACGTTCGACACCGACACCGCGCCCGCCGACGCCATGGTGCCGGTCTTCATCCTGCAGCCCTTCGTCGAGAACTCCCTCAAGCACGGCGTGCTGCACGGACGCGAGCGCAACGCCATCGCGATCGGCGCGTCCGTGGATGGCGGATCACTCGTGCTAACGGTGCGCGACGACGGCCGCGGTCTGTCATCGGCAGGCAACGGCTCGGGCGTCGGCATCGCCAATGCGCGGCGCCGCTTGGAGCACCTGTACGGCGCGAGGGCGACGCTGACCGTCGGGTCCGGCGCGGACGGCCGCGGCGTGCACGTCACGATCGCGATCCCGTTCACTCGTGCGCAGACGCGCGCCGCGCCGGTCGCGTCCGCGTCATGATTCGCGCGCTCATTGCCGACGATGAGGAGCTCTCGAGGCGCGCGCTGCGACAGCTCCTGTCTCGTCATGCCGATGTCGACATCGTGGCCGAGTGCCGCGATGGCGATGAGGCGCGCACCGCCTTGGCGTCGATGCGACCCGACCTCGCGCTGCTCGACGTGCGCATGCCGCTCGGCACCGGACTCGAGGTGGCTCGCGAGCGGTCGAACGCCGATCGGCCGATCATCGTGTTCGTGACGGCGTTCGACCAGTTTGCGCTGCCGGCGTTCGAGGTGGAGGCCGCCGACTACCTGACGAAGCCGCTGAGCGAGGCCCGCTTCGACGCGATGCTCGAGCGGGTGCGCCGCCGGTTATCGGTTAGGCAGCTGCCCGAGCGCGCCGCCGCCCGGGCGGCGGTCCCGCTCGTGGCTCGGGTAGGAACCGCTGATCTCGTGATTCCGCTCGAATCGGTGGATTACATCGAGGCCGACGACGTGTACGCGGCCGTCGTCGCCCGCGGCAAACGGCAGTTGGTGCGGACGTCGCTGGATGCGCTCGAGCAGACGCTCGATCCGCAGGCGTTCGTACGCGTGCACCGCTCGTACATCGTGCGGGTGGATCGCGTTGCCGCGCTGCGGCGGCGGAACGCTTGCGTGGAACTGGTCCTGACGAACGGTGCGGTCGTGCCGGTGAGCCGGCGGCGCCGGGCGGCAGTGGCGCGGCTCTTTGCTGGCCGTTAGGCGTCGCTTATCCCGCCGACGTGGCCGGGCCGCGGTCCAACTCCGCGGCCAGGGTACGAAAGAGCTCGCTCGTGCCGTCGGGTCCGGACACGGTGAGCGTCACGGAGTCCGCGGCCGCCGGGATCTCGAGCACGAAATCGAGAAACGGACAGCAGCGGCGCTCGCGTTCGATGACCGATGCGATCCGCCTGATCGAGCCATCGGTCGGGTCGAGCGTTAGGCGCAGCGCCGCGTCGGCGGCCGCTACCGTGCGCGCGCTGCGCAGCAAGCCCGGCAGCAGCTCGCCCGCGGCGCGGCGCAGCTCCTCGGGGGTCAGGCGACAAGCGATCGGCGTGGCGTCCATGCCTCAATGGTAACCGCCTCGACGCGGGACGGGCAAATTGCAGAGGGGCGCGTCGACCGAAATCCAATCCGTTAGTCGGCCCGCAACGCCTCCGCCGGACTCGTGCGCCCCGCCCGCACCGCGGGCACCAGTGCCGCGACGACGCCCGCCGCCGTCAGGACGCCGGCCGCCGCGCCAAGGCTCACCGGGTCGGTCGCGCCTAACCCGAAGAGGAAGCGGTGCAGCAGGCCGCTCACGGCCACCGCCGCACCGATCCCGATCGCCACGCCGCCGACGACGGGCACGAGCCCACGCTCGACCACCTCTCTCAGCACCCGCTTCGGCGTTGCGCCGAGCGCCATCCGGATCGCAAACTCGGCGCGCCGGCGGGACGCAGCGTAGGAGACGACGCCATAGACGCCGATCGTGCCTAACACGAGCGCGATGGCCGCGAACACCGTCAGGAAGAACCGCAGCCGGAGCGGCTCGGCCAACGCCGCGGCGACCACCTCATCCATGGTCTCGACGCGCGCCACGGCTACCTGCGGATCGATCTCCGCGATCGCACGCTGCACCGCCGGCATGAGCGACGCGGGCGGTGTCGATGACCGCACGACGAGCACGCCCCCGGAGTTCGTCGCCTGCTGCGCCCGCGGGACGAACATCGTGAACGGTAGGTCGCCGGTCACCGTGGTCATTCGCGTCTCCCGCGCGACGCCGACCACCGTGAGTGCCACCATCTTGCCCGACCAACCGGAATAGATGTGCTTGCCGATGGCGCTCTGTCCCGGCCACATGCGGCGCGCGAACGACTCGCTGATCACCGTCACCGGCATGCTGCCCATGACATCGGTGGAGTCGATGCCGCGGCCGTCGATCACGCGCATCCCCATCGCGGCGAAGAGACCCGGGGTGACCGTGCGATAGAGGCTGTTCGGACGGTTCTTGCCGTCGAGGTCGGGGCGGCCCTCGATCCCCATCGGTCCCTGGTAGCCCTCGTCGCGGAGCGCCAACCTGTTCGTTAGGCCGGCAGCGCGAACGCCGGGCAGCGCCGACACCCGCGCCAGCACCTCGTCGAAGAAACGCGTTTCCGACGCCTGCGTCATGTTGTCGCTGGTGACGAGCGTGAAGGTCGACACGCCGTGCGGATCGAATCCCATGTCGACCGAGCGCAGGTTGTCGACCGAGCGAATGAGCAGCGTCGCGCCGACGACGAGCAGGACGGCGAATGCGACCTGGGAGACGATGATCGCGCCGTGAATCCGACGCGTCCCTCGGCGCAGGCCTTCCTCGCTTCGCTCGCGGCTCACGGCGGCGCCGCTGCCCACCAGCCGGCGAATCGGCGCCGCGGATCCGACCAACGCGATCAGCAGCGCGAGCACGAACGCGGACGCGAACGTGGCCCATCCGATGGCGACGGTGCCGGCGAAGCCGTGGGCCAGCGGCAGCACGGCGACCAGCGCCCGGAAGCCGGCGGTCGCCACGGCGACGCCGAGCACTGCCGCTGCCGCGGCGAGCACGAGCGATTCCGCCAGCACCTGCCGCGCCAGCCGCCACTGCCCCGCGCCTAACGCTCGCCGCATGGCCATCTCGCCGCCGCGGTCGCTGGTGCGGGCGAGAATCAGCGACGCCGCGTTGGCGCACGCGATGCCGAGCAGCAGCGTCGCCGCCGCGAGCAGCAGCACGAGCGGGTCGCGGACGTCGCCCAGGAGGTAGGTGCGCACGGGCAGCACGTACGGATTCCTGGTCTTGTCCCACGCCACGGGATACGTGAACCTGGTGCCTAACGCACGCGCGATGCGCCGGACGTCGCTCTCGATGAGCGCCGGCGGCACGCCCGCTCCGGTTCGCCCGATCAGGGTCAGATACCCACTGGTGTACATCGGGCTCTTGGGGTCGAGCGCCAACGGACGCCACGCGCGAATGTCCGGCGTGGGGAAATAGAATCCGCGCGGCATCACGCCGACCACGGTCACCGGTTCGCCGTCGAGCATGATCCGGTGTCCGATCACCCGCCGATCGCCGCCCAGGTCCGTTTTCCACATGCCATAACTGATCACGGTCACCGGCGGCGCGCCCGGCCTGTCCTCCGCGGCGTCGAACGGGCGGCCGAGCATCGGCCGGGTGCCGAGGACATCGAACAAGGTGGACGTGGCGACCACGAACGGCAGCAGCCGCGCGCCATCGGCGCCGTTTGTGTTAGGCCGGTACGGCGCACCGTTGGTCGAAAACGCCGCCAGGTGCTGGAAGACGCCCGGGCGCTGGCGCACGAAGTCGTACTCCTCGCCGCGCCAGTCGTAGTCGCTCCAGAACACGTGGATGCGATCCGCCTCCGGATACGGCAGCGGCTTGAGCAGCAGGTCGCTGACCACGCTGAACAGCGCCACCGTGGCGCCGATGCCCAGGCCTAACGTCAGAAGAATGATGGCCGTGTAGCCCGCTCGCCGCCGCATCTGGCGCAGCGCGTGCCGGACGTCGGAGACGAACTCGTCCGCCAGCGACACGCCCCAGGCGTCCCGCACCTGCTCCGCCTCTCGGCGCAGGCTGCCGAATTGCCGCCGCGCCAGCCGCTCGGCATCGGCCGCCGGCATGCCGCGCGCGCGGAGCGTCGCCGCATCCATCTCGAGATGAAACCGCAGCTCGTCATCGAGCTCGCGTTGGGCACGGGTGCCGAACAACGCGCGCATGCGGAACCGCACGTCGGCAATGATCCGTCGCATGGTGTCTCCCTAGCGCGTGGCAAGGATGAGCGCGACGCCGCCGGCCAGGCGATGCCAGGTCTCGGTCTCGACGTCCAGGCGGCGCTTTCCCGATCGCGTGAGCGCGTAGTAGCGCGCGCGCCGCGCGTTCTCGGTGGTTTGCCAGTACGATCGCACCCAGCCTTCGCGCACCAGCCGATGGAGGGCACCGTAGAGGGCGCCGGGCTGGATGCGGAGCGCGGCTCGCGACCGGCGCTCGAGCTCCTGGCCAATGCCCCAGCCGTGCATGGGCTCGACGTCCAGGAGCTTGAGGATCAGCATGTCGGCGGTGCCGCGGATGATGTCGGCGGAGCTGGTGGACATTGTGGCCGCCTCAGGGCTGGCGTTGGGTTCCTCTCACTTAGCGAGTATACGGCCGCCGGCGGCGCTCCGCCAGGTGGCGCAGGCCGCCGAATTGCCGGCGCGCCAGCCCTTCGGCATCGGCCGATGGATCCGGCCACCTTCGTGGCGTCGGCCTCGGGATTGCTGCTCGTCACGGCGCTCGCGAGTGCCATTCCCACGTGGCGGGCGCTCCGCATCGATGCGGCCGCCGCACTGCACATGGACTAATGCAAGTCGACAGACTTCGAGACAGCGTCGACTGTCACGCCGTACGGCGCGGAATGTCTCCGGTTGCAACGCGTCGTCCCGGTTAGTCAGGACCCGCACGCCGGTCTACATCGACTGCGCGATGAGTACGCATCCGATCGCGATCAATCCAACGTACACGACACGAAAGAAGGTGTCGCCCCGCAAACGACGGTTGAACACCCGACCGATCACGACGCCGACACACACGCCGGGGAGTGACAGCAGCAGGTAGCGTCCGAGCGGCGGGTGCAACAGACCGACCGCTGCATAGCCGGCGAGCCCGGCCAAGCTCGCGACGAGGAAGTAGCCCTGCAGCGTCGCGCGAAACCGTTGCGGCGCCCAACGGCGCAGCGATCCGTACACCGCGAGCGGCGGACCGTTCATGCCGTACGCACCGCCAAGGACTCCCGAGACTAACCCGGCGCCGAGCAACAGGGACAGGTGATCGTGCTCGAGATGCCGAACGCGTTTTGCCGTCAGCGAATAGGTCGCGAACGCGGCGATGATGACACCGAGTATCGCCTTGACGATGTGATCGCTGACCAGCGTCAGCAGCAACAGGCCAAGCGGGATTCCGACGAGCGATGATCCGACGAGCCAACCGGCGCTGCGCACCTCGATGTCGCGCCAATCCTGCGCGACGATCAATCCGGCGATCAGGATAGAGACGACAACGGCCAGCGGCGCCGCCACAGCGACGGGCACGCGGAGCGCGAGGAGCGGTACGCCGACAAGCGCTTCGCCGAAGCCGACCGTGGATCGGACCAGCGTCGCGAGGAAAATCACGACGACGACGTATACCGCGGTGGCGTCGATCATCGATGGCGCGCAGCGCGCCGGGTCACGTTAGGCGCGAGAGGAGTCACACGCTGGAGACCCGAGGACGGCGCTAGGATGCGGTTCGCAGCGAGCCAACGTGCCGGTACGTGTTTATGACCACGCCCGTCGCCATGGCCTTTGTGCTAACGAGCGCGAGCTCGCGCGCTGCGACGCGGTCCGAGAGCACGCGCTTGCCGCGACCCAGTAAGACCGGATAGACCACCAGCACCACGTCGTCGACAAGTCCGTGCTCGAACAGCACCGAGGTCAGCGTCGAGCTGCCGAAGACGATCAGGTCCGGACCGTCTCTTGATTTGAGCCGGCGAACGCCCTCGGCGATATCCGCGCCGAGCGGCTCGACCGGGCCCCATTCGAGGCTGTCCGGACGATGCGTCGCCACGTATTTCGTGGCGGCGTTTATCGTGTCCGCGAACGGACCGCCCTTGACCGTCGGCCAGTAGCTGGACCAGAGGTCGTAGGTACGGCGGCCGAGCAAAAAGTCGACGTTCTCCCCCTGGGCTTCGGCCACGGCTTGGGCTCCGTCCGGACTGCGATACACCGCCGTCCAGGCACCGTAGGGGAAGCCGCCGTCAGCATCGTTGCCGTGTTGAATCACGCCATCCAGCGAGATGTGTTCGAAGATTCTGACCCGTCGCATTCGACGCCTCCATCCGTGAGTTGAGGAACCTACAACCAGGCGACGAACGGAGCCCGCGGAAATCGACACGCCGATTGGGTTCCCCGTTACCACTTACGCTGCGCTACGAAGGTGCGACGAATGTCATGTACTCAACGTGGATGGTGGGGTTGGAAGCGCGGCTGCAGGCGGGCCAACTAAGAGGCTCTTCGGGATTTCGTGTGGGTGATCTCGAGGTGGGAAGGCGTACTGAGCTCTGAGGCGCGGGGGCAGCCACCGCGTGGCGAGTCTCCAACGAAAAGCCACAGGGAGAGATCTTCGACAAACGCTCAAAAGGAAAACAAAAAGGATGCAGGTGATGGAGAAGATCGCTGCCACGCGAGGGAAGGTGCGTTGTTCGCGCGCGTGACCTACACCAGGTACGTGAACGATGACGTTTGCACGTCCATGGCTGCGATCTTCCCCATCCCTTACATCCTTTTCGTTTTCCTTTGAACCCTTTGTCGTGGGGACTCGGCTCCGCGCTCACAAGTGATCGCGCGAGGACCAGGTCCCATCGACGAAGGGTCCAAAGGATAACAAAGAGCACGGGGCAAAGGCTAGTATTTCCACGCCTTCATGTTCGCGCCGGACGGCGCGTGCTTCGTGATCGCCGCCGCCATCTCCTCGATCAACTCCGCGTTAGTCACGTGCTGCCACCCATGCCCCTTTTCCGGGCGCCCGTAACGGAACACCCCCGGCACGTGCGGCGACGTCGTCGACTCGAGGAAGTGCTGCAGGTCCATCACCGCCAGATTCAGATAGAAGTTGTCCATGTCCCCGACATCGACGTGGATCTTGTCCACGAGATCCGGGCCCACGGTCTCCCAGTTCTTCGCGAGGTACGCCTCGAGATCGTAGCCGTGATCGCGCATGTAATCGATCACGGAGCGATCGATGTGTCCGGTTTTCTTGTCCCACAGCGGCTCGGGATAGCCATCGGCGCCGACAGGAGCGTACACGGATTCCCACGCCTCGAACTGTTCACCCGATCGCCCATGGCTCCCGAGCACGTCTTCCAAACGACTCATGTCGCGAATGCTCAGCCATGGCTGCCCGTCGTTGTCGCGCATGACCATGCGCTCGGGATGGTACCACGAGCTGATTGGGCTGAACGGCGCGATGCCGGGCGCGTCGTCCACGAACGCGTTCGTGTCGGCGTACGCGTCGAACGTTCCGTAGTGATGAAAGTCCACCGGATCGGGATAGAGCGTCCATGTCCCGCCGAAGAACTTGGGATGATAGATCTGCAGCGCGATCGATTCCCACCCGCCCGTCGAGCCGCCGGTTAGCACGCGCGCATACGGCGCTTCGATCATCCGGAAGTGCGATTCGAGATACGGAATCAGCTCGCTCATGATCGCGTCGCCGTACGGACCGTTGTTCGCCGAGTTGACAGCGTACGAGTCATCGAAGTACGGCGTCGGGTGCTGAAAGGTCACCGCGATCATCCGCGGCATGTGCGGTCCCATCCACGCACGTGCGAACACCCATCCCGGCTCCCGGTTGTACGAACCGAGGAGCGTCTGAAACTTCGGCGGCAGCGAGACGCTGTCCGGATTGAAACCGAGCGGTGCGCCAAGGCCGAAGTGCCCCTGCTCAAATACGACCGGATAGCGCACATTCGGGTGTGTCTCGTACCCCGCGGGGAGCAGGACCGTGGCGCCGAGGTAGAATGGATGCCCCCAGAACTTCGTGAGCAACGTGCTCTGAATCTTGATGTGCTTCACCCACTTCGTGTCCGCCGGCATATGGATGGGCGGGATGACGTAGGTGAGCGAGATCTGCACGGTACCGCCCGCGGACGGATCGATGCGCACCCGCTGCGGCTCGCTGATGATGTTGCCCGGCGACGAAGTGAAGTTCTGCCCCTCCCACTCATCCATGTGCGCCCAGATGGTGTGTCCGTCGGCACGATGGAATTCGGTGTAGACGTTCATCACCGCTTGCACCCAGTACTCGCCGGCGGGAATGTCGGCGAGTGACTTGGTGGGATATCCAAGTGTCGACGCGTCGATCACCGCGGCCTGGCCGGGCGCCAGTGCGCTCACGTCGAGTCCGAAGAGCGGCGTGCTACTGGTAAAGGAGCCGGCGTTCGCGATGGGCGGCGGCGCCGAATCGCGGCTCAGGGCGAGGAAGACGCGGCCCGTGATCGGTCCGTCGTGCGCGGAGACAGGAAACGAAATCTCGAAGCGTGTCGTCGCGACGCTGGCGCCGACCGGGACGCGCGCCCGAGGCGTCGGAGAAATGGACGTGCCCGGTGCGACACCCAAGACCACGAGGGCGAGGGCAAGACTGAGGTTGCGCATGATTGTCCGGCCTGCGGAGTAAAGGACGGCGGAAGCATAGCGCATGGCCCGGAGGTACGCGACGCAGTCGCTTGTTCGAACCACAGCAGCAGAGCGCCCACGACGCACAGGCCGAACGCCGCCAGGTGCAGCGGCGCGACTCGCCAGACATCGGGATGCGCGTGCGTCACGATCACGGCATGGCGAAGAAAGAGCCGCGCGCCTAACGCACAACCGATGCCTTCGATGGCCGCGATGAGCTTGCGAACGACGAGCGCCGAGGTTGGGTGCACGAGGAGACCGTCAGGCAGATGGGGATTCCGCTTCGCCGCCGCATTCCCCGCCGACACAATCCGTCGAACGGAAGGTTGCACTGGTCGTCGCCCACGCGGGTGGTCGCAACTCGCCAGCCTTTGACAGCGGCGCCGTTCCTTACGATAGTTCCCATCAGTGCGCCTGACAGGGCGCCTCCAACCCGCGGCAAGGGAACGATTCCCACCTGTCACACACTGAAATGCGGTGCTGTGCACCTTCTTTCAGCCTGATTGCGCAGCGGGTACAGGCGTTTCGTGAAAGGAGGCGCTATGTTCGCTGCTCGAGATCTGCCCGCACATCCGTCCCTCGACTCGCTTCGCAAACAAGCGAAGAGACTCGCCCGCGACGCCGCCGCCGGAAATGGCGACGCCATCGCCCGCATAACAGCGCAGCTGCCGCACGCCGCGCTGCCGTTGTCCAATCGCGACGCGCAGCTCGTCATCGCACGCGAATACGGATTCGCCGGCTGGCCGGCGCTGACGGCCGAAGTGGCAAACCGCCTGGGCCACGGGCTCGATCGGGCCGCCGCGGACGCGCGCGTGGCGATTCACAATGCCGATCACGATCGGTTGCGCGCTCTGTTAGGCGAATACCCGGCGCTGGTCTCGTGGCGCGACGCAGCCGGACGGACGCTGCTCGATGCCACCATGTCCTACGCCATGGACTGCTCGGATCCCGAACGCGAGCGCATCTACACCCGGCCCGTTGCCGCCGAGATGCTCATCGACGCCGGCGCAACGGTCGAGCGTACGACCTGGGAGCAGGTGATAAAGCCGGGCGCATCGGCCATGCTGCAGCTGCTCGCGAAAAAGACCGCACCGCCGCGATCTCTCGACGTCCTCGCGGCACTCGGCGACGCCGCCGCGGTCCGCGCGCGGCTCGATGGTGCCGCGCCGATCCCGGATGACGGCGCACCCGGCGAGCAGCTCGCGTTAGGCAACGCGTTGATGAGCGCGTGCCGATTCTCGCACACCGCCGTCGCGCTTCTGCTCCTCGAGCGGGCGATCGCCCTCGATCCCGAGCTCGGCCGCCGTATCGATCGCTGGCAGGGCTGCGAGGCGTTCGTCGCCTTTCTGATTCGACATCCGGACGCCCTCTGGCACATGCAGCCCGAGACGACGCTGTGGCACGCGTTCGTCGAACTGCAGTTGAAGGACGCTCTCGATCGGAACGATCTCGCCACGTTTCGTGGCTGGCTGGACGACGAGCCGTGGATTCTCGACGCCCCGTTCACGCTTCTGCAAGCCGAGCTGATGCTGCCCGCCTGCTACGAGAAGGATCGAGGGGAGTTCATCCGAACGTTGCTGGATCGCGATCCGGCGATTCTTCACACCGAGCCGGCGCCCACGCCGCGGTCGTCATTGATTGCGCAAGCGCTGTCGTACGGGACCGCGCGGCTCCTTCCGCTGTTAACCCGGATCTGGCCGCTGCCTAACGATTTGCCGCACGCCGCCGGCGCGGGCGACGCGGCTGCAGTGGCTCGTTGGTTCGACGCAGCCGGCCACCCTGCTCTGGGCGAGCTGGCGCAACACTACCCGCACAGTGATCCGCACTTTCCCCGTGCCGACCTGCACTGGGGGCCGCCGACGACGCAGCAGACGCTCGACATCGCACTCGCGTGGGCCGTTCTCAACTCGCACTTCGAGATTGCCACGTTTCTGCTGGAGCACGGCGCCGACATCAACACCGATTGGGCCACGCACGAGCCCGCGAGCATCCTCCACGAGGCCGCAATTCACGGGAATCTGGACGCCGTGATGTTTCTCATCGATCACGGCGCGGACGTGACGATGACGGACTACCGGTACCGCTCGAATGCCGAGGGGTGGGCGCGCTACGGATCACGCGATGAGCGGATGGCGGACGTCCTTGCGGCAGCCGCCGCCCGTGCGCGTCCCAGGATCGAGCGTTAGGCAGCGGTGGAGCCATTGATCTGGCGCGGTGCATGCCACATGCGCACCAGCAGCACCGCGCCGGCAATCCATAACACCAGCACTGTCAGCCGGAATACCAGTGTCGAATCGAAAGTGAAGACGTGCCCGGCCGCAACCCCGCCGGAGGGTACGATGTCTTTCATGTTGTTGAAGGCGGCGTGCATGAACATCGTGAGCAGCAAACTGCCGCCGGATCGCCAGTAGAGCCAGGCGAGCGCGATCGAATACGCGGTCAGCTGCAGCGCGTAGAGCGGGAACGACTGGTGATAGGTGTTTGCTCCGGGGGTAAAAAAGAGCGGCAGGTGCCACGCCGCCCAGATTATGCCGACGATGACGCTCGCCGCCGCGAGGCCCATGCGTCCCGTTAGGCGCGGCAGGAGGTAGCCGCGCCACCCGACTTCCTCGCCCACCTGCCCGACCGTCGACAAGACGGTCGCCGCGACGAGGATTACCGGATGCGTCTCGCCGAAACGTGGCCACGCGCCGGTCGTCGCGCGGACCAGCAGCGCGACCGCCAGCTTGGTCAGCGGCATGAGCAGCAGCGCGAACGCGTACAAACGAAGCGGAACGCGCCACTGGACGATGCGCCGGAGCAGCGCCGCAAGCGCCTGATGTCCGCCATGCCACGCGGTGAGCGCCAGCGCAACGATTCCGGGCGCGAACACGCCGAGCAGGAACGCCGGGCCGCCGAAGGCGGGGCCGGCGGCCGTGCTCGACGCGCCGTGGTTTGCGGATGCGCGGATGACCACGGCCCAGAGCGCCCAGGTGCTCGCGAAGGTCAGACCCAGAAACGCGCCGACGGCACGTCCCGTACGCCGCTCTCGTTCCATGCCTAACGCTCACATC encodes the following:
- a CDS encoding dihydrofolate reductase family protein, producing MRRVRIFEHISLDGVIQHGNDADGGFPYGAWTAVYRSPDGAQAVAEAQGENVDFLLGRRTYDLWSSYWPTVKGGPFADTINAATKYVATHRPDSLEWGPVEPLGADIAEGVRRLKSRDGPDLIVFGSSTLTSVLFEHGLVDDVVLVVYPVLLGRGKRVLSDRVAARELALVSTKAMATGVVINTYRHVGSLRTAS
- a CDS encoding PadR family transcriptional regulator gives rise to the protein MSTSSADIIRGTADMLILKLLDVEPMHGWGIGQELERRSRAALRIQPGALYGALHRLVREGWVRSYWQTTENARRARYYALTRSGKRRLDVETETWHRLAGGVALILATR
- a CDS encoding histidine kinase; translation: MRAEHRAASALSRAVHLPLRAVASPLHRAPAQPIMIAMSPERPSHRANADHRWIPTWQIAAIWLIPTLLSTAETVIFAAQAGRPIAAWRAFIGEAPQWLGWALLTPAILALAERFPLRWPLAAASVAVHVLAGLIAGALLALADALVNAWARPSSQGLWAAARGWFLGGLAATTLVYFAIVIAGYAWRNAARLREREREAAALEAELRRAQLGALRMQLQPHFLFNSLNAVMALVRDRDTERALGALALLGDVLRATVNAGDANEATLASELDFVRQYLRIEQMRFGDRLAVTFDTDTAPADAMVPVFILQPFVENSLKHGVLHGRERNAIAIGASVDGGSLVLTVRDDGRGLSSAGNGSGVGIANARRRLEHLYGARATLTVGSGADGRGVHVTIAIPFTRAQTRAAPVASAS
- a CDS encoding ABC transporter permease, producing the protein MRRIIADVRFRMRALFGTRAQRELDDELRFHLEMDAATLRARGMPAADAERLARRQFGSLRREAEQVRDAWGVSLADEFVSDVRHALRQMRRRAGYTAIILLTLGLGIGATVALFSVVSDLLLKPLPYPEADRIHVFWSDYDWRGEEYDFVRQRPGVFQHLAAFSTNGAPYRPNTNGADGARLLPFVVATSTLFDVLGTRPMLGRPFDAAEDRPGAPPVTVISYGMWKTDLGGDRRVIGHRIMLDGEPVTVVGVMPRGFYFPTPDIRAWRPLALDPKSPMYTSGYLTLIGRTGAGVPPALIESDVRRIARALGTRFTYPVAWDKTRNPYVLPVRTYLLGDVRDPLVLLLAAATLLLGIACANAASLILARTSDRGGEMAMRRALGAGQWRLARQVLAESLVLAAAAAVLGVAVATAGFRALVAVLPLAHGFAGTVAIGWATFASAFVLALLIALVGSAAPIRRLVGSGAAVSRERSEEGLRRGTRRIHGAIIVSQVAFAVLLVVGATLLIRSVDNLRSVDMGFDPHGVSTFTLVTSDNMTQASETRFFDEVLARVSALPGVRAAGLTNRLALRDEGYQGPMGIEGRPDLDGKNRPNSLYRTVTPGLFAAMGMRVIDGRGIDSTDVMGSMPVTVISESFARRMWPGQSAIGKHIYSGWSGKMVALTVVGVARETRMTTVTGDLPFTMFVPRAQQATNSGGVLVVRSSTPPASLMPAVQRAIAEIDPQVAVARVETMDEVVAAALAEPLRLRFFLTVFAAIALVLGTIGVYGVVSYAASRRRAEFAIRMALGATPKRVLREVVERGLVPVVGGVAIGIGAAVAVSGLLHRFLFGLGATDPVSLGAAAGVLTAAGVVAALVPAVRAGRTSPAEALRAD
- a CDS encoding type II CAAX endopeptidase family protein — its product is MERERRTGRAVGAFLGLTFASTWALWAVVIRASANHGASSTAAGPAFGGPAFLLGVFAPGIVALALTAWHGGHQALAALLRRIVQWRVPLRLYAFALLLMPLTKLAVALLVRATTGAWPRFGETHPVILVAATVLSTVGQVGEEVGWRGYLLPRLTGRMGLAAASVIVGIIWAAWHLPLFFTPGANTYHQSFPLYALQLTAYSIALAWLYWRSGGSLLLTMFMHAAFNNMKDIVPSGGVAAGHVFTFDSTLVFRLTVLVLWIAGAVLLVRMWHAPRQINGSTAA
- a CDS encoding ankyrin repeat domain-containing protein gives rise to the protein MFAARDLPAHPSLDSLRKQAKRLARDAAAGNGDAIARITAQLPHAALPLSNRDAQLVIAREYGFAGWPALTAEVANRLGHGLDRAAADARVAIHNADHDRLRALLGEYPALVSWRDAAGRTLLDATMSYAMDCSDPERERIYTRPVAAEMLIDAGATVERTTWEQVIKPGASAMLQLLAKKTAPPRSLDVLAALGDAAAVRARLDGAAPIPDDGAPGEQLALGNALMSACRFSHTAVALLLLERAIALDPELGRRIDRWQGCEAFVAFLIRHPDALWHMQPETTLWHAFVELQLKDALDRNDLATFRGWLDDEPWILDAPFTLLQAELMLPACYEKDRGEFIRTLLDRDPAILHTEPAPTPRSSLIAQALSYGTARLLPLLTRIWPLPNDLPHAAGAGDAAAVARWFDAAGHPALGELAQHYPHSDPHFPRADLHWGPPTTQQTLDIALAWAVLNSHFEIATFLLEHGADINTDWATHEPASILHEAAIHGNLDAVMFLIDHGADVTMTDYRYRSNAEGWARYGSRDERMADVLAAAAARARPRIER
- a CDS encoding sulfite exporter TauE/SafE family protein; protein product: MIDATAVYVVVVIFLATLVRSTVGFGEALVGVPLLALRVPVAVAAPLAVVVSILIAGLIVAQDWRDIEVRSAGWLVGSSLVGIPLGLLLLTLVSDHIVKAILGVIIAAFATYSLTAKRVRHLEHDHLSLLLGAGLVSGVLGGAYGMNGPPLAVYGSLRRWAPQRFRATLQGYFLVASLAGLAGYAAVGLLHPPLGRYLLLSLPGVCVGVVIGRVFNRRLRGDTFFRVVYVGLIAIGCVLIAQSM
- a CDS encoding alpha/beta hydrolase-fold protein translates to MRNLSLALALVVLGVAPGTSISPTPRARVPVGASVATTRFEISFPVSAHDGPITGRVFLALSRDSAPPPIANAGSFTSSTPLFGLDVSALAPGQAAVIDASTLGYPTKSLADIPAGEYWVQAVMNVYTEFHRADGHTIWAHMDEWEGQNFTSSPGNIISEPQRVRIDPSAGGTVQISLTYVIPPIHMPADTKWVKHIKIQSTLLTKFWGHPFYLGATVLLPAGYETHPNVRYPVVFEQGHFGLGAPLGFNPDSVSLPPKFQTLLGSYNREPGWVFARAWMGPHMPRMIAVTFQHPTPYFDDSYAVNSANNGPYGDAIMSELIPYLESHFRMIEAPYARVLTGGSTGGWESIALQIYHPKFFGGTWTLYPDPVDFHHYGTFDAYADTNAFVDDAPGIAPFSPISSWYHPERMVMRDNDGQPWLSIRDMSRLEDVLGSHGRSGEQFEAWESVYAPVGADGYPEPLWDKKTGHIDRSVIDYMRDHGYDLEAYLAKNWETVGPDLVDKIHVDVGDMDNFYLNLAVMDLQHFLESTTSPHVPGVFRYGRPEKGHGWQHVTNAELIEEMAAAITKHAPSGANMKAWKY
- a CDS encoding LytTR family DNA-binding domain-containing protein, which gives rise to MIRALIADDEELSRRALRQLLSRHADVDIVAECRDGDEARTALASMRPDLALLDVRMPLGTGLEVARERSNADRPIIVFVTAFDQFALPAFEVEAADYLTKPLSEARFDAMLERVRRRLSVRQLPERAAARAAVPLVARVGTADLVIPLESVDYIEADDVYAAVVARGKRQLVRTSLDALEQTLDPQAFVRVHRSYIVRVDRVAALRRRNACVELVLTNGAVVPVSRRRRAAVARLFAGR